The Hymenobacter sp. DG01 sequence CACGCACATGTCTTGGCAATGCGTCAGCCAAACGCCCTGCTGCCAGGAGTTGCAGCCGGGTGAGCGGGATACTACTTCTTCCAGGGAGGCCGCGTTGATAGGAGCTGATGCTTCGGCCGGATCAGGCGAATTGCCTTCCACGGATGCCCAGTCCTGAAATTCCGCGTCCCACTTCGCGGCCGCACTGCCGTCGGCAATGCACCACGGACACAGGTCCTCCACGTCGGCCTCGCAATAAATTGGCCCGGTATAGTTGTACGGGCGCGGCTGCTGGCAGCACTCGCAGGTAATATCCTTCTGCTCGAAGAGCCCCAGGGTGTAGGCATTGGGGTTGAACGTAAACTGCGGTAGGGCGCTGCTGGCGGACATATTAAGTAGGGGTTGCACCGCAAAATAGGCCTTAGCGTGTGGACAGTAAAGTTGTCACGCCAAATAAGCCTGTCATTCCGAGCTTGTCGAGGAATCTCGCCTGCTGACGTAGGAGTACCACCACAACATCAGAACGCGAGATTCCTCGACAAGCTCGGAATGACGTTTGGAGGAAGCAAAGATGGCGCAACGGAGCACGGCGCGGGCGGCTCCGGGTATGAGGCTGCTGAGCAGGAAAATACGCGTTCTGCCCAACGCGTGCGGTAGTCCGTGCTGAATACTGCGCATCCCTCGTTACCTTCCGCCGTCTTCACTACCTCTCCGCTGCATGAAAAAACTGTACTCGCTTCTGGTTGGCTCCCTGCTCATTAGCTCCCACTTAGTTTCGGCCCAAACCCTAGCCGAGAAAACCAAAGGCATGCAAAAGTCGCCGGGCTTTTTTCCGTTTTACTGGGATGAGAAAACGGGCCGGGTGCTGCTGGAAATCGACAAGCTCGACCAGGAAATCCTATACGTTAGCACCCTACCCAACGGGGTAGGCTCCAACGACCTGGGCCTGGACCGCGGCCAGATCGGGCAGACGCGCATCGTGAAGTTTGTCAAGAGTGGGCCCAAGGTGCTGCTGTTGCAGCCCAACTACGATTTCCGGGCCGTGAGTCCGAACGCCGAGGAGCGGCAGTCGGTGGAGAATTCCTTTGCCCAATCGGTACTGTGGGGCTTCAAGGCCGAAGCCCAGGAAGGCAATCGGGTGCTGATTGACCTGACGCCCTTTCTGCTGCGCGACTCCCACCAGCTCGCCGACAAGCTCGAGGACCTGAAGCAGGGCTCTTACAAGGCCGAGGAAAGCCGCTCGGCGGTGTTTCTGCCCAACACCAAGTCGTTTCCGCAGAACACTGAGTTTGAAGCCGTGGTGACGCTCACGGGCAAGGGCAAAGGCCGCGAAATCAACTCCGTTACGCCCGACCCCAGCGCCGTGACAGTGCACCTGCATCACTCCTTCATTCAGCTGCCCGACGATAAGTACAAGCCCCGGGCCTTCGATCCGCGGGCTGGCTACTTCGCCAACGAGTACATGGACTACGCCGCGCCCATCGACCAGCCCATCCAGAAGCGACAGATTGTGCGGCACCGCCTCCAGAAGAAAGACCCCACCGCGGCCGTGAGTGAGCCGGTGGAGCCCATCGTGTACTACCTCGACCGGGGCACGCCCGAGCCCGTGCGCTCGGCTCTGCTGGAAGGGGCCGCGTGGTGGAACCAGGCCTTCGAGGCAGCCGGCTACCGCAACGCCTTTCAGGTGAAGATGCTCCCCGAGGGCGTGGACCCCATGGACATCCGCTACAACCTGATTCAGTGGATTCACCGCTCCTCCCGCGGCTGGTCGTACGGCTCCTCCATCGTGGACCCGCGCACCGGCGAAATTCTTAAGGGGCAGGTGTCGCTGGGCTCCTTGCGCGAGCGGCAGGACTACCTGATTGCCGAGGGCCTGCTGCAACCCTACGAGGACGGCAAGCCCACCAGCCCCGAAATGCTGCGCGTGAGCATGGCCCGTCTGCGCCAGCTGGCCGCCCACGAGGTAGGCCACACGCTAGGCCTGTACCACAACTACGCCGCCAGCACCCGGGACCGGTCATCGGTGATGGACTACCCCGTGCCCCGCCTCAAACTCCGCCCCGATGGCACCGTGGACCTGAGCGAGGCCTACACCACCGAAATCGGCAGCTGGGACAAGCGCGCCATTCTCTACGGCTACCAGGATTTCGGCCCCCAGGCCGATGAAGCCGCCGCCCTCAGGAACATCATCACCCAGACGCTCCGGGATGGCTACGTGTTCATGGCCGATGCCGACGCCCGGGCCCAGGGCGGGGCGCACCCGCTGGCCCACCTCTGGGACAACGGCACCAGCGCCGCCGATGAGCTAAACCACGTCATGGATGTGCGGCGGGCCGTGCTGGACCGCTTCTCCGAAAAAGCTATTGCTCCCAATCAGCCCATGGCTACCCTGGAAGAAGTGCTGGTGCCCATGTATCTGCTGCAGCGCTACCAGGTAGAGGCTACCTCCAAAGTGCTGGGCGGCCTCTACTACACCTACGCCGTGAAAGGCGACGGCCAAACCATAACGCGCCTGGTAGAGCCTGCCGAGCAGTGGAAAGCCTTCGACGCGCTGCTGCGTACGATTTCGCCCCGCGAGCTGGCCCTATCGGAAGAGCTGCTAGCCAAGATTCCGCCCCGCCCCGTGAACTACCCGCGTACCCGCGAAACCTTCAGCGCCCGCACCGGCCTGACCTTCGACCCCACCGGCGCGGCCGAATCGGCAGCGGCTACTACCCTGGAGTTTCTGCTGAACCCCCAGCGCGCCGCCCGCCTCGAAGAGTACCACGCCCGCCACGCCAACCAACCTGGCCTAGCCGCCGTGCTCGACAAGCTGGTGAAGCAGACCTGGCAGGCCAAACCCGAAGCCGGCTACCCCGGCGAGCTGCAGCGTCTGGTAAATATGCTTACCCTGAACCGCCTGCTAACCCTGGCCGCCACCCCGCAAGCGCCCGCCGGCGTGAAAGCCGTAACCGCCATGAAAGTGGATGAGCTGAAAACCTGGCTGCAAAAGGAAGCGAAGTCAGGGAAGGACCAAAGCCGCAAAGCCACCATGTTCGCCGCCATACGCACCATTCAGCAGTTCGAAGAAACCCCCGAGAAATTCCAGCCCGCCCCCGCCTTGCCCATGCCCGACGGCGCCCCCATCGGCAGTGAGGACGGCTGTGCGGGGTTTTAAATGAGGTAGTGGCCTAGGAAAGAAAGGGGCGGTCATACTGATAAAAAAACGGTCCTGCTGAGCTTGCCAAAGCATCTCTACCTCGGACTAATTAACTGGCCTAGAGAAGCGGTAGAGATGCTTTGGCTCCGCGGACGTCAGATCAAGCAAGACTGTTCTTGTGTAGCCGCCATGTAGCCTAGCACCTCTACTCGAAAAAGTCGCCGGGGTCGGCTTGGCTGAGGTATTTGTTGAGGCTACCCAGGTCGGCGAAGATGGGGTGGACCAGGTGCAGGAACTGCTGCGTTGCGGCCCGGCTGTCGGCGTAGGCGCGGAAGATGTCGCCTTCGCCGGCTAGCTCTAGGTGGTCCAGCAGCTCCGGGGTGTGTTCCTCCACAATGGTTTCGATGTGCTCGGCCCAGGAAGCGCCGCTGCCGCTGAACCCGTGCTTTTCAAACACGGCGTAGTAGTCGTCCATTTCTGATAAGTCGACTACAATGCGGTATTGGCGCTCCGGGGTAGCGTGCTCCTGCAGGTCGTAGATGAGGAAGGGGTAGTAGGGGTTGGCCATGAGGTGCAAGGTAGGGGTAGTGGATTGAAGCGCGGAGAGTAAAATTAGTCCAAGCCATTGGTCCCAGTAGTTAGGATGGGGTGCACAGAGGATGATAGCCGGTGGGCTGCACCTCGGTGCCCTCAGCGCGAAGTGTTTAGATGACTTGTTGGAGGAGGATTGCATTCCAGAGAACGACCAGGTCGGTCACCAAGTCCAGCGCCCCGACCAATTCCTTCTAGGCCTCCTCTTGTTTGCGTCGAATCAGCCCGTCGCCACTGAGGGTGACTCAAAAGGTTCGATGTCGGAACCCCGGCCAAAATCAAAGGGCATTGGAAAAAGGGGGCGTCTTTGGCCGAAATGCTTGTCCTCACTGGCGTCAGCTTTTCCTACGTCAAGCGCTACCGCAAACACCTGCAACTACCTAACACCCTTGGTCGGTCCCGACGGCAGCGTAGTAGTAGGCAAGTGGCGGCTACTCCTCGCGCAGGCTCTGCACCGGTTTGTTACGCGCTGCACGCAGGGCCTGGCCGCCCACCGTGAGCCAGGCCAGGAGCAAGGCGCCAAGCCCAGCACTGGCGAAGTACCACCAGCGCAGGTCGATGCGGTACGCAAAATCGGCCAGCCAGTGGCGCATGACCAGGTAGCTCAGGGGCAGTGCCAGCGCAATGGCCACGACTACTAGCCGGGTCAAGTCCTTGGACAGCAGGAAAACCACACTCCACTCACTGGCCCCTAGTGCCTTACGAATGCCGATTTCCTTGCGCCGGCGCTCCGCCGTGAATGTGGACAACCCCAGCAAGCCCAGGCAGGAAATAAGAATCGCCAGGCCTGCAAAGTAGCGTGAAAGCACGGCCACGCGCCGCTCGGCGGCGTACTGAGCTTGGTAGTCGGCTTCCAGGAACTGGTACTCCAGGGTAAAGCCCGGTGCATAGGTAGTGTACAGCCTCTGGAGCCGGCCCAGCGTGGCTTGCTCCTGGCCCGCTTGCAGCTTCACCATCAGCGTGCCCGCTTGCGGTTCCAAGCGCACAATCAGCGGCCGGACTTTCTCGTGCAGCGACTCGTAGTGGAAGTCGTGGACGACGCCCAGGATGCGCGCCTGGCCGAGCCGCTGGCCCACGGGCTGCGTCATGCCCAGGCCGGCCACCAGGGCTTCATTGACGACGATGCCGGCCGTGTCGGACCGGAACTGGCGCGAGAAGCTGCGGCCTTCCTTGATGCGGATACGCAGCGTTTTCAGCAGGTCGTAGCTGGCCAGCAGGGTGTGGGCTAGCACTTTGTGCCCCTGCCACTCCAATTCCCGCCCTGGCCCTCGCTCCCCTAGGAAGCCGCCCCACAGCGCGGAGGCACTGACCACGCCGGGTAGCTTCTGCACCTCGGCCAGAAACGCCGCCGGGCGCTGGGCAGCCCGGCCCGCGGTTTCAAAGTACAGCACATTCTGCTTGTCGTAGCCCAGGCTTTTGCGCTGCACGAAGGCGAGCTGCCGGTTGATGACGAGCACAGCCACGATGAACAGCACGGACAGCGTAAACTGGAACACGACTAGGCCCTGCCGCGTCCACCGGTCCGCCGCCCCCGCCGCCAGTTTGCCTTTCAGAACGGCGGCGGGCCGGAAGCCCGACAGGTAAAAGGCCGGGTAGCTGCCGGCCAGCAGCCCCGTGGCTAGGCCAATTCCCAAAAAGGCCAGCACTAGCCGGAAATCCCACGTCAAGGCCAGGTGCTTGCCTGTCATCTCATTGAAGGCAGGCAGCAGGAGCCCCACCAGCAGCAGTGCCCCGCCCAGGGCCAGCAGCGCTATGGCGGTGGATTCGGTCAGGTATTGCCCCACCAGCATGGCCCGGCTGGCCCCCAGCGCTTTGCGGATGCCCACCTCTTTCATGCGCCGCGAAGCCTTGGCCGTGACCAGGTTCATGAAATTGATGCTGGCGATGACCAGGATGAGCACGGCGACGAGCGCAAACAGGCGCACGTACTCGATGCGGCCTCCGGCTGGCACGCCGTTTTCGTAAACGCTGTGCAGGTAGGCTGCCGAGTAAGGGCGGATGAACAGCTCGCGCTGGGCCGCCTGGGCGCTTTTGCTGCGCAGGTAGCCGGCCAGCTTGGCGTTGAACTGCGCGGCGCTGGCACCCTCCTTCAGGG is a genomic window containing:
- a CDS encoding CbrC family protein, with protein sequence MSASSALPQFTFNPNAYTLGLFEQKDITCECCQQPRPYNYTGPIYCEADVEDLCPWCIADGSAAAKWDAEFQDWASVEGNSPDPAEASAPINAASLEEVVSRSPGCNSWQQGVWLTHCQDMCVFLGYVGGEDIRPLLPELRPDLQGWPDEDFLLRSLSADGGLTGYLFQCHHCGQHRLHIDCD
- a CDS encoding FtsX-like permease family protein codes for the protein MFQHALLLLYRHAQRFPGTFLINLVGLSTGLACALTIYLWIQDERSFDAYHALDHRLFQVMENQRTARGIDTRAGTAPRLAETLREEMPEIEYAVAATPANFFPKFTLAVPGKHVTGVGKFVGPEFFQLFSYPLLQGAPAQVLADKQAVVLSEALATKLFGSPANSLGQTVELQLNMGDLKRTGRISGVFAALPRNSSELFDFVLPFSVFKDIMHMEGPVNWADDGPFATYLALKEGASAAQFNAKLAGYLRSKSAQAAQRELFIRPYSAAYLHSVYENGVPAGGRIEYVRLFALVAVLILVIASINFMNLVTAKASRRMKEVGIRKALGASRAMLVGQYLTESTAIALLALGGALLLVGLLLPAFNEMTGKHLALTWDFRLVLAFLGIGLATGLLAGSYPAFYLSGFRPAAVLKGKLAAGAADRWTRQGLVVFQFTLSVLFIVAVLVINRQLAFVQRKSLGYDKQNVLYFETAGRAAQRPAAFLAEVQKLPGVVSASALWGGFLGERGPGRELEWQGHKVLAHTLLASYDLLKTLRIRIKEGRSFSRQFRSDTAGIVVNEALVAGLGMTQPVGQRLGQARILGVVHDFHYESLHEKVRPLIVRLEPQAGTLMVKLQAGQEQATLGRLQRLYTTYAPGFTLEYQFLEADYQAQYAAERRVAVLSRYFAGLAILISCLGLLGLSTFTAERRRKEIGIRKALGASEWSVVFLLSKDLTRLVVVAIALALPLSYLVMRHWLADFAYRIDLRWWYFASAGLGALLLAWLTVGGQALRAARNKPVQSLREE
- a CDS encoding Imm51 family immunity protein, which translates into the protein MANPYYPFLIYDLQEHATPERQYRIVVDLSEMDDYYAVFEKHGFSGSGASWAEHIETIVEEHTPELLDHLELAGEGDIFRAYADSRAATQQFLHLVHPIFADLGSLNKYLSQADPGDFFE
- a CDS encoding zinc-dependent metalloprotease, which gives rise to MKKLYSLLVGSLLISSHLVSAQTLAEKTKGMQKSPGFFPFYWDEKTGRVLLEIDKLDQEILYVSTLPNGVGSNDLGLDRGQIGQTRIVKFVKSGPKVLLLQPNYDFRAVSPNAEERQSVENSFAQSVLWGFKAEAQEGNRVLIDLTPFLLRDSHQLADKLEDLKQGSYKAEESRSAVFLPNTKSFPQNTEFEAVVTLTGKGKGREINSVTPDPSAVTVHLHHSFIQLPDDKYKPRAFDPRAGYFANEYMDYAAPIDQPIQKRQIVRHRLQKKDPTAAVSEPVEPIVYYLDRGTPEPVRSALLEGAAWWNQAFEAAGYRNAFQVKMLPEGVDPMDIRYNLIQWIHRSSRGWSYGSSIVDPRTGEILKGQVSLGSLRERQDYLIAEGLLQPYEDGKPTSPEMLRVSMARLRQLAAHEVGHTLGLYHNYAASTRDRSSVMDYPVPRLKLRPDGTVDLSEAYTTEIGSWDKRAILYGYQDFGPQADEAAALRNIITQTLRDGYVFMADADARAQGGAHPLAHLWDNGTSAADELNHVMDVRRAVLDRFSEKAIAPNQPMATLEEVLVPMYLLQRYQVEATSKVLGGLYYTYAVKGDGQTITRLVEPAEQWKAFDALLRTISPRELALSEELLAKIPPRPVNYPRTRETFSARTGLTFDPTGAAESAAATTLEFLLNPQRAARLEEYHARHANQPGLAAVLDKLVKQTWQAKPEAGYPGELQRLVNMLTLNRLLTLAATPQAPAGVKAVTAMKVDELKTWLQKEAKSGKDQSRKATMFAAIRTIQQFEETPEKFQPAPALPMPDGAPIGSEDGCAGF